One genomic segment of Natronospira proteinivora includes these proteins:
- a CDS encoding Smr/MutS family protein — MAKLKLDLHDIFNKGEKIDEALNRVIEEAEQKKIKVVEIIPGKGSGQLKKRVLKFLERPDIKQRYHRIDKDSKNHGRLFVYFKF; from the coding sequence ATGGCCAAGTTGAAACTGGACCTGCACGACATTTTCAACAAAGGTGAAAAAATCGACGAGGCCTTGAACCGTGTGATCGAGGAAGCCGAGCAGAAGAAAATCAAGGTGGTGGAGATCATCCCAGGCAAAGGCTCAGGGCAGCTCAAGAAGCGGGTCCTCAAGTTCCTGGAACGGCCTGATATCAAACAGCGTTATCATCGCATCGACAAGGACAGCAAGAATCACGGTCGCTTGTTCGTCTATTTCAAGTTTTGA